From Candidatus Angelobacter sp., a single genomic window includes:
- a CDS encoding DUF3472 domain-containing protein — translation MSPGQSGCVLLGLVWLAGWAAFSTKAAEPPRAARSVHLSYEASAGDFFYNEVTVEQSTPGSYFMACGWNTGYFGMQELRSPTNKVVIFSVWDPTRGDDANKVPLEQRVEVLHEGVGAKATRFGGEGTGGKCLWPYQWETNETCRFAVRASVEGEKTSYEGWFFDNHAKAWKHLVTFRTHTGGKPMRGFYSFIEDFRRDGRSAGEVRRARFGNGWLRSTTGEWISLNRAKFTASNAEWESKENIDAGIAEGRFYLATGGNVTRTRELGEWIELPRVQSAPPPEMPKALGR, via the coding sequence TTCTTGGTCTCGTTTGGCTGGCGGGATGGGCCGCATTTTCCACGAAAGCTGCTGAACCGCCCCGGGCGGCGCGTTCGGTGCATCTCAGTTATGAGGCGTCAGCTGGAGATTTTTTCTACAACGAGGTAACGGTCGAGCAATCCACACCAGGCAGTTACTTTATGGCCTGCGGCTGGAACACCGGCTATTTCGGGATGCAGGAATTGAGATCGCCCACGAACAAGGTCGTGATTTTCTCGGTCTGGGACCCGACCAGGGGCGATGACGCGAACAAGGTGCCGCTGGAGCAACGCGTGGAAGTGCTGCACGAAGGAGTCGGTGCGAAGGCGACCCGCTTCGGCGGTGAAGGCACGGGCGGCAAATGCCTGTGGCCGTATCAATGGGAAACAAACGAAACCTGCCGGTTCGCGGTCCGGGCGTCTGTCGAGGGAGAGAAGACAAGTTACGAAGGCTGGTTCTTCGACAACCACGCGAAGGCATGGAAGCATCTGGTCACCTTTCGCACGCATACCGGCGGCAAACCAATGCGTGGTTTTTACAGCTTCATCGAGGATTTTCGGCGCGACGGGCGCAGCGCGGGTGAAGTTCGTCGAGCCCGTTTCGGCAACGGCTGGTTGCGTAGCACGACGGGCGAATGGATTTCGTTGAATCGGGCGAAGTTCACCGCATCCAACGCGGAATGGGAGTCGAAGGAAAACATCGACGCGGGCATTGCCGAAGGGAGGTTTTATCTCGCCACCGGCGGGAACGTCACGCGCACGCGCGAGCTTGGAGAATGGATTGAACTGCCGCGCGTTCAATCCGCGCCGCCTCCGGAGATGCCGAAGGCATTGGGGCGGTAA